Proteins encoded in a region of the Bacteroidota bacterium genome:
- a CDS encoding response regulator transcription factor, with product MTEKINVAIADDQHLFRKGIISLLKEFDEINILFEAVDGKDLMDHLEKSEQLPDVILLDIEMPIMNGIDALKKIKSKGYPTKVIILTMHDEEEMVIHLIETGANGFLPKSEDIDNVVNAIKSVVESNYYFNDKFSKGMLRSLISNEKITPKFNYNQLSDIETEITRLICEELTNKEIAAILDLSVRSVDGHRERILKKIGAKNTAGIVMYAYKCKLIK from the coding sequence ATGACGGAAAAAATTAATGTAGCCATTGCTGATGATCAGCATCTGTTCAGAAAAGGAATCATTTCACTTTTAAAGGAGTTTGATGAAATTAACATTCTGTTTGAGGCGGTAGACGGTAAAGATTTAATGGATCATTTAGAAAAATCAGAACAATTACCGGATGTAATATTGCTCGATATTGAAATGCCGATAATGAATGGAATTGATGCGCTCAAGAAAATCAAATCAAAAGGTTATCCAACCAAAGTGATTATTTTAACCATGCATGATGAGGAGGAAATGGTGATACATTTGATTGAAACAGGTGCAAATGGATTTTTACCTAAGAGCGAGGACATAGATAATGTGGTGAATGCCATTAAATCGGTGGTTGAAAGCAATTATTATTTTAACGATAAATTTTCGAAGGGTATGTTGCGAAGTTTGATTTCCAACGAGAAAATTACCCCTAAATTTAATTACAATCAGCTTTCTGATATTGAAACTGAAATTACCCGGTTAATTTGCGAAGAACTTACCAATAAGGAAATTGCCGCGATACTTGATTTAAGCGTACGTTCAGTGGATGGACACCGTGAAAGAATTCTGAAAAAGATTGGAGCGAAAAATACGGCCGGTATTGTTATGTACGCCTATAAATGTAAACTGATTAAGTAA